A genomic segment from Polyangium mundeleinium encodes:
- the serC gene encoding 3-phosphoserine/phosphohydroxythreonine transaminase has protein sequence MARVHNFNAGPAALPLAALERAQRELLDFEGTGMSIIEHSHRGKAFEGVHDEALSLLRELLSIPDDYHVLFLQGGASHQFAMVPLNLLPPGKSADYVVTGGWSEKAYEEAGRIGTVRVAATTAEGKRYTRIPRQNELSLDPNAAYVHITTNNTLFGTQWHNVPDTGDVPLVADMSSDFLWRPIDVRRYALIYAGAQKNIGPSGVTVVVARKDLVENSRKDIPKIFQYRTHAENNSLYNTPPTFAIYLVRNVLAIAKELGGLPEIERKNRAKAGLLYGTLDELSGFYRAPVERESRSVMNVVFRLPTEDLEKRFVAEAAKQGMVGLAGHRVTGGIRVSLYNAVELASVETLVRFMKDFAKQSA, from the coding sequence ATGGCTCGCGTGCACAACTTCAACGCCGGACCTGCCGCGCTCCCCCTCGCCGCGCTCGAGCGTGCCCAGCGCGAGCTGCTCGATTTCGAGGGCACGGGCATGTCGATCATCGAGCACAGCCACCGCGGCAAGGCGTTCGAGGGCGTGCACGACGAGGCCCTCTCGCTCCTCCGCGAGCTGCTCTCGATCCCCGACGACTACCACGTGCTCTTCCTCCAAGGCGGCGCAAGCCACCAGTTCGCGATGGTCCCGCTGAACCTCCTGCCTCCCGGCAAGAGCGCCGATTACGTCGTCACAGGCGGCTGGTCCGAGAAGGCGTACGAGGAGGCGGGGCGGATTGGCACGGTCCGCGTGGCCGCGACGACGGCCGAGGGCAAGCGGTACACCCGGATCCCGCGGCAGAACGAGCTCTCGCTCGATCCGAACGCGGCGTACGTGCACATCACCACGAACAACACGCTCTTCGGCACGCAGTGGCACAACGTCCCGGACACGGGCGACGTCCCTCTCGTCGCGGACATGTCGAGCGATTTCCTCTGGCGCCCCATCGACGTCCGCCGCTACGCGCTCATTTACGCCGGCGCGCAGAAGAACATCGGCCCCTCGGGCGTCACGGTCGTCGTCGCGCGCAAGGATCTCGTCGAGAACAGCCGCAAGGACATCCCCAAGATCTTCCAGTACCGGACGCACGCCGAGAACAACTCGCTCTACAACACGCCGCCGACCTTCGCGATTTACCTCGTGCGGAACGTCCTCGCGATCGCCAAGGAGCTCGGCGGTTTGCCCGAGATCGAGCGGAAAAACCGGGCGAAGGCGGGGCTGCTCTACGGCACGCTCGACGAGCTCTCGGGGTTTTACCGCGCGCCGGTCGAGCGCGAGAGCCGCAGCGTGATGAACGTCGTCTTCCGCCTCCCCACCGAGGATCTCGAGAAGCGGTTCGTCGCCGAGGCCGCGAAACAAGGCATGGTCGGGCTCGCCGGCCATCGCGTCACCGGCGGCATCCGGGTCTCGCTCTACAACGCCGTGGAGCTCGCGTCTGTCGAGACGCTCGTTCGCTTCATGAAGGATTTCGCGAAGCAATCAGCCTGA
- a CDS encoding acyl-CoA dehydrogenase family protein produces the protein MTSLPSLHETPEHARLRDEIRRFARREIAPFAHAWEEANEFPRELYEKASRAGLLGVGYPEAYGGSGGDLSHAIAATEEMITAGTSVGTAVGLGSHAIALPPILNFGTDEQKKRFLPPVLAGEKIAALAITEPGGGSDVASLATRAIKDGDHYVVTGAKTFITSGCRADFVTTAVRTGGEGHGGISLLVIERGTPGFSVGKKLAKMGWWASDTAELVFDGCRVPRENLIGEENAGFVPIMTNFAVERLLLAGNCVAIASLAYDEAVRYARERRAFGKPIMGFQVLRHKLADMATRIAAARALMNDVVARYLRGDMVTGLAAMAKNTATDACSFVCDEAVQIFGGHGYMRETLVERLYRDARLYPIGGGTREIMNEIICKTEGY, from the coding sequence GTGACATCCCTGCCCTCGCTCCACGAGACCCCCGAGCACGCCCGGCTGCGGGACGAGATCCGTCGCTTCGCGCGCCGCGAAATCGCGCCCTTCGCCCATGCCTGGGAGGAGGCGAACGAGTTCCCCCGCGAGCTCTACGAGAAAGCCAGCCGCGCCGGCCTGCTCGGCGTCGGTTACCCCGAGGCCTACGGCGGATCCGGCGGGGATCTCTCGCACGCGATCGCTGCGACCGAGGAGATGATCACCGCCGGCACGTCCGTGGGCACGGCCGTCGGCCTGGGCAGCCACGCGATCGCGCTTCCGCCGATCCTGAACTTCGGCACCGACGAGCAGAAAAAGCGGTTCCTCCCGCCCGTGCTCGCAGGCGAGAAGATCGCGGCGCTCGCGATCACCGAGCCCGGCGGCGGCAGCGACGTCGCCTCGCTCGCGACGCGCGCGATCAAGGACGGCGATCATTACGTCGTCACGGGCGCGAAGACGTTCATCACCTCGGGGTGCCGCGCCGACTTCGTAACGACCGCCGTGCGCACGGGCGGCGAAGGGCACGGCGGGATCTCGCTGCTCGTGATCGAGCGCGGGACGCCCGGCTTTTCCGTGGGCAAGAAGCTCGCGAAGATGGGCTGGTGGGCCTCGGACACGGCCGAGCTCGTCTTCGACGGCTGCCGCGTTCCGCGGGAAAACCTCATCGGCGAGGAGAACGCCGGCTTCGTCCCGATCATGACGAACTTCGCCGTCGAGCGCCTGCTCCTCGCCGGCAATTGCGTGGCGATCGCCTCGCTCGCGTACGACGAGGCCGTACGTTACGCGCGCGAGCGGCGCGCCTTCGGCAAGCCGATCATGGGCTTCCAGGTGCTTCGCCACAAGCTCGCGGACATGGCGACGCGGATCGCGGCGGCGCGCGCGCTCATGAACGACGTCGTCGCGCGCTACCTGCGCGGCGACATGGTCACGGGCCTCGCTGCGATGGCGAAAAACACCGCGACGGACGCTTGCTCGTTCGTCTGCGACGAGGCCGTGCAGATCTTCGGCGGCCACGGTTACATGCGCGAGACGCTCGTCGAGCGGCTCTACCGCGACGCGCGGCTCTACCCGATCGGCGGTGGCACGCGCGAGATCATGAACGAGATCATCTGCAAGACGGAGGGCTACTAG
- a CDS encoding 1-aminocyclopropane-1-carboxylate deaminase/D-cysteine desulfhydrase, whose product MKNDAAARKAPGALVEGPREPRLFAEYPALSRVVPWLPLAVTPTPVERCTAIARYLGRDDVWMKRDDLASPLFGGNKVRRFEHILADAKERGAREILTVGGLASTQVTATILFGRALGFDVTSVLFDQPITSFARRSLLVQASAGGRLIHGGGYARTAILTAREIARARKAYFVPPGASGPMANLGYVGAAFELADQVARGEMPRPDLIVLPAGSGGTVAALSLGMMLLGWPTTVIAARITERFACNRVTLRLLVEATAQKLARHAGSRVLRRNLPPPRFEVDHGVAGRGYGHPTPEALEAAPEVTRLLGVPGEITYSGKALVGLRRACVAHPGKTILLWNTLSATWPEPSIGPEALPPAFHRFFEGDVPI is encoded by the coding sequence ATGAAGAACGACGCGGCAGCCAGGAAGGCCCCGGGCGCGCTCGTGGAGGGCCCCCGCGAGCCGCGCCTCTTCGCCGAGTACCCAGCCCTCAGCCGCGTGGTGCCATGGCTGCCGCTCGCAGTCACACCCACGCCGGTCGAGCGCTGCACGGCGATCGCCCGCTACCTCGGGCGCGACGACGTCTGGATGAAGCGCGACGACCTCGCGTCGCCGCTCTTCGGCGGCAACAAAGTCCGGCGCTTCGAGCACATCCTGGCCGACGCGAAGGAGCGCGGCGCGCGCGAGATCCTCACCGTGGGCGGCCTCGCCTCGACGCAGGTGACCGCGACGATCCTGTTCGGTCGCGCGCTCGGCTTCGACGTGACGAGCGTGCTCTTCGACCAACCCATCACCTCGTTCGCGCGCCGGTCGTTGCTGGTGCAAGCTTCCGCCGGCGGGCGCCTGATCCACGGCGGCGGCTACGCCCGGACGGCGATCCTCACGGCGCGCGAGATCGCCAGGGCGCGCAAGGCGTACTTCGTGCCGCCCGGAGCGTCGGGGCCGATGGCGAACCTCGGCTACGTCGGGGCTGCCTTCGAGCTCGCCGATCAGGTCGCGCGGGGCGAGATGCCGCGGCCGGATCTGATCGTCCTGCCCGCGGGGAGCGGCGGCACGGTGGCAGCGCTCTCGCTCGGCATGATGCTGCTCGGCTGGCCGACGACGGTGATCGCCGCGCGGATCACCGAGCGCTTCGCTTGCAATCGCGTGACGCTCCGGCTCCTCGTCGAGGCCACGGCGCAGAAACTCGCGCGTCACGCGGGATCACGCGTGCTGCGGCGGAACCTGCCGCCGCCGCGCTTCGAGGTCGATCACGGCGTCGCGGGGCGCGGATACGGGCATCCGACGCCCGAGGCGCTCGAGGCCGCGCCCGAGGTGACACGGCTGCTCGGCGTGCCGGGCGAGATCACGTACAGCGGCAAGGCGCTCGTGGGCTTGCGCCGCGCGTGCGTGGCCCATCCGGGCAAGACGATTTTGCTCTGGAACACGCTCTCGGCCACGTGGCCGGAGCCCTCGATCGGGCCGGAGGCGTTGCCTCCGGCCTTTCATCGGTTCTTCGAAGGGGACGTCCCGATCTAG